A part of Bacteroidota bacterium genomic DNA contains:
- the mtgA gene encoding monofunctional biosynthetic peptidoglycan transglycosylase → MLRKVWCFIWKALLYFLVFTIALVIVFRFVPVPFTFLMLQRCVEQKMDGKEMRLDKDWTSIAKISNHLQLAVVASEDQNFLFHYGFDLDAIGKAVKHNEKQQKRKHPRIHGASTISQQCAKNVFLWQGRNFIRKGLEVYFTGLIELLWSKERIMEVYLNVIEMGDGIYGAEAASEYYFHRPAAELNSAQAALLAVCLPNPRKFNPAHPSGYVLKRQIFILTQMNQLGGQLDYKQKEE, encoded by the coding sequence ATGCTTCGCAAAGTTTGGTGCTTCATTTGGAAAGCCCTCTTGTACTTTTTAGTTTTTACAATAGCACTCGTTATTGTGTTTCGCTTTGTTCCGGTGCCGTTTACGTTCCTGATGTTGCAACGATGTGTAGAACAGAAGATGGATGGGAAAGAGATGAGGCTGGATAAAGACTGGACTTCCATTGCCAAGATTTCCAACCATCTTCAACTGGCGGTGGTGGCCTCGGAAGACCAAAACTTTCTATTTCATTATGGTTTTGATTTGGATGCAATTGGAAAAGCCGTGAAGCACAACGAAAAGCAACAGAAAAGAAAACACCCGCGTATTCACGGCGCTTCTACTATTTCGCAGCAGTGCGCCAAGAATGTTTTTCTGTGGCAAGGGCGCAATTTCATCCGCAAAGGACTGGAAGTATATTTCACCGGTTTGATAGAACTTCTTTGGAGCAAAGAGCGCATCATGGAGGTGTACCTCAACGTGATTGAAATGGGAGATGGAATCTATGGTGCCGAAGCAGCTTCAGAGTATTATTTTCATCGCCCCGCTGCCGAGTTGAATAGCGCGCAGGCAGCTTTGCTGGCGGTTTGTTTGCCCAATCCTCGAAAATTTAATCCCGCCCATCCTTCGGGTTATGTGTTGAAGCGTCAGATATTTATCCTAACGCAAATGAATCAGTTGGGCGGTCAGTTAGATTATAAGCAGAAAGAGGAGTGA
- a CDS encoding SDR family NAD(P)-dependent oxidoreductase codes for MYLNSIRGKWALITGATSGFGKATAELFAKEGCNLILTGRRGDRLEIFSNILKEKYEIQVLPYRFDVREMSQCVEMANDLASREIVPDILVNNAGLASGKNKIHEGLVSDWEKMIDTNIKGLLYITRSILPMMVERNEGHVINIGSVAGHLVYPEGNVYNATKYAVKALNEGINLDLVGTNIRCCSVDPGAAETEFSEVRFHGDKEKAKKIYEGYQPLQAEDVAEVIYFVVTSPPHVNITNIVVYPTAQRSVYVWDKNS; via the coding sequence ATGTATCTAAATTCTATAAGAGGGAAATGGGCGCTCATCACGGGGGCCACTTCCGGTTTTGGAAAAGCCACTGCCGAACTGTTTGCCAAAGAAGGCTGTAACCTGATCCTTACCGGCAGAAGAGGTGACCGGTTGGAAATCTTCAGCAACATCTTGAAAGAAAAATACGAGATTCAAGTGTTGCCTTATCGTTTTGATGTGCGCGAAATGAGCCAGTGTGTCGAGATGGCCAATGATTTGGCCTCGCGCGAAATTGTGCCCGACATCCTCGTCAACAACGCCGGACTGGCTTCGGGAAAAAATAAAATTCACGAAGGGTTGGTGAGCGATTGGGAAAAGATGATTGACACCAATATCAAAGGACTGCTTTACATCACGCGCTCCATACTGCCGATGATGGTAGAGCGCAACGAAGGGCACGTCATCAACATAGGCTCTGTGGCGGGGCATCTTGTCTATCCTGAAGGCAACGTTTACAATGCCACAAAATATGCGGTCAAGGCATTGAACGAAGGCATCAATCTCGATTTAGTAGGCACCAATATCCGTTGCTGCTCGGTGGATCCGGGAGCGGCAGAAACAGAATTTAGCGAAGTGCGTTTTCACGGTGATAAAGAAAAGGCAAAGAAAATCTATGAAGGCTATCAGCCGCTGCAAGCAGAGGATGTGGCCGAAGTCATTTACTTTGTGGTCACTTCGCCGCCGCATGTCAATATCACCAACATCGTTGTTTATCCAACAGCACAAAGAAGTGTTTATGTGTGGGATAAAAATAGTTGA
- a CDS encoding alanine dehydrogenase produces MKIGILKETKVPQDNRVPLTPSQCARLKEENPEMEIFVQPCAYRCYSDDEYRYQGIEIKEDLKECEVLLGVKEIPPDYLIPNRTYFLFSHTIKKQPHNKKLLRAFLDKNIRLIDWEALTDEKGKRLIAFGRWAGIVGAYHAIRMIGLRTGLFSIKQMSECRNFAEAQRELTNLKLPVFKIVLTGTGRVSDGADFLLNLMGIKKVSPYNFCYNDFEESVYTQLASGDMYHREGFEKFDHSDYRAHPEMYHSNFYPFTKASDVLINGIYWDKRIPVFFNKEQMKEKDFRIKIISDITCDIAPDASIPSTLQPSTISDPYYGYDPHQESVISPFGNNSIDVMAVDNLPNELPRDASEDFGNMLISRILPELKKSESKILYNGTITIGGKLNLPYQYLSDYASAN; encoded by the coding sequence ATGAAGATTGGAATACTAAAGGAAACAAAGGTACCTCAAGATAACCGAGTACCACTAACCCCTTCTCAATGCGCCCGACTGAAGGAGGAGAATCCGGAAATGGAAATTTTCGTTCAGCCATGTGCGTACCGCTGTTACAGTGATGACGAGTACCGATATCAGGGAATTGAGATTAAAGAAGATTTAAAAGAGTGCGAGGTGCTATTAGGGGTTAAAGAGATTCCTCCTGATTATTTAATTCCGAACAGAACCTATTTTCTCTTTTCACATACCATCAAGAAGCAGCCACATAATAAGAAGTTGCTGCGAGCCTTCTTGGACAAGAATATCCGGTTGATAGACTGGGAGGCACTGACCGATGAAAAAGGTAAACGCCTGATTGCTTTTGGACGCTGGGCTGGAATTGTCGGCGCTTATCATGCCATTAGGATGATAGGATTAAGGACGGGTTTGTTTTCTATCAAACAGATGAGTGAGTGCCGCAATTTTGCTGAAGCCCAAAGGGAGTTGACCAATTTAAAATTACCTGTGTTCAAAATAGTTTTAACCGGCACCGGAAGAGTATCAGACGGTGCCGACTTTCTTTTAAACCTTATGGGAATCAAGAAAGTAAGCCCTTATAATTTCTGCTATAATGATTTTGAAGAGAGTGTTTACACCCAGCTAGCGAGCGGAGATATGTATCACCGGGAAGGATTTGAGAAATTTGACCACAGCGATTATCGCGCCCATCCCGAGATGTATCATTCTAATTTCTATCCCTTTACCAAAGCTTCAGATGTGTTGATCAATGGAATTTATTGGGATAAGAGAATTCCGGTCTTCTTTAATAAAGAGCAGATGAAGGAGAAAGACTTTCGAATAAAAATCATTTCCGACATCACCTGTGATATTGCTCCAGACGCTTCCATCCCTTCCACGCTCCAGCCTTCCACTATTTCAGATCCCTATTACGGTTATGATCCGCATCAAGAAAGTGTCATATCACCTTTCGGAAACAATTCAATTGATGTCATGGCGGTAGATAATCTGCCAAACGAACTTCCGCGTGATGCATCCGAGGATTTTGGTAATATGCTTATCAGCCGGATTCTGCCTGAGTTGAAAAAGTCGGAGAGCAAAATTCTATATAACGGTACTATCACTATTGGTGGGAAATTAAACCTGCCTTATCAATATCTGTCCGATTATGCATCTGCCAATTGA
- a CDS encoding succinate dehydrogenase cytochrome b subunit: MTNSVLFKSSIGKKLLMSLTGLFLIVFLVVHASINSMIWFNDGGVTFSHWGHFMGTNLIMRTMEIVLVAGFLVHIVDGLMLWKQNRDARPVKYAYNDPSANSKWYSRSMGLLGTLILIFLIIHTSHFWIPNRANQFMTGEELNLFQMMQNEFSEWYVVLIYCAGCFSLFWHLLHGFKSAFQSLGLNHLKYNKAIAITGMAFSIIVPFIFAMMPISMYFGWVK, translated from the coding sequence ATGACTAACTCAGTATTGTTTAAAAGTTCAATTGGAAAGAAACTCTTGATGAGTTTGACTGGATTATTTCTAATTGTTTTTCTTGTTGTCCACGCAAGTATCAATTCCATGATTTGGTTTAATGATGGTGGAGTTACCTTTAGCCATTGGGGACATTTCATGGGAACCAATCTGATTATGCGCACAATGGAAATTGTATTGGTGGCGGGCTTTTTGGTACACATAGTTGATGGATTAATGCTATGGAAACAGAATCGGGATGCCCGCCCGGTTAAATACGCCTATAATGATCCATCAGCGAATTCTAAATGGTATTCGCGCAGCATGGGCTTGCTGGGAACCTTAATTCTTATTTTCCTGATTATCCATACATCTCACTTCTGGATTCCTAACCGAGCGAATCAGTTTATGACGGGCGAAGAGCTAAATCTTTTTCAAATGATGCAAAATGAATTCAGCGAATGGTATGTCGTGCTTATATACTGCGCTGGTTGCTTTTCGCTTTTCTGGCATCTCCTTCACGGATTCAAAAGCGCCTTTCAATCCTTGGGGCTGAATCATCTAAAGTATAATAAAGCCATTGCTATAACCGGTATGGCTTTTTCAATAATTGTGCCCTTTATTTTTGCCATGATGCCGATTAGCATGTATTTTGGATGGGTGAAATAA
- a CDS encoding enoyl-CoA hydratase/isomerase family protein, giving the protein MLYLTEQVQNIKSYHFAHLLMEEKNHVLTITLNRPEKKNALNDIMTRELAFALSYARTNHQIWVVVIAAKGNIFCAGADLKAMLGEQQESASTVPEANGEIVIGNVFNALHKPCIAKVHAPVYAGGFLIICGCTHVISVDDAIFSLPEVKLGLYPFQVMQSMLQIMPPRQVLDACMRAKTFTAAEAEKAGLVSKVVSQEKLDAAVQALADELMQYSPSGIRLGLEAFENLKSVPAEEAHAYMKQMFGEAQRTDDAKEGLLAFKEKRKPVWKG; this is encoded by the coding sequence ATGCTCTATCTTACCGAACAAGTCCAAAACATTAAGAGTTACCACTTCGCTCACCTTCTGATGGAAGAAAAAAACCACGTCCTTACCATCACCCTCAACCGGCCCGAAAAGAAAAACGCCTTGAACGACATCATGACGCGCGAGCTGGCCTTTGCGCTCAGCTATGCTCGAACCAACCATCAAATCTGGGTGGTGGTCATTGCCGCCAAGGGCAATATATTTTGCGCCGGTGCCGACCTCAAAGCCATGTTGGGCGAGCAACAAGAAAGCGCCTCTACGGTTCCCGAAGCGAACGGCGAAATCGTGATCGGCAATGTATTCAACGCCCTGCATAAACCCTGCATTGCCAAAGTACATGCACCGGTCTATGCCGGCGGCTTCCTGATTATCTGCGGCTGCACCCACGTCATATCCGTTGACGATGCCATCTTCAGCCTGCCCGAAGTGAAACTCGGGCTTTATCCCTTTCAGGTCATGCAAAGTATGTTGCAGATCATGCCGCCGCGCCAAGTGCTCGATGCCTGCATGCGCGCCAAAACATTCACCGCCGCCGAAGCCGAAAAGGCCGGACTGGTGAGCAAGGTGGTGAGCCAAGAAAAATTAGATGCAGCGGTGCAGGCCCTGGCCGATGAACTGATGCAATATTCTCCTTCCGGCATCCGCCTTGGTCTCGAAGCCTTTGAAAACCTCAAGAGCGTTCCCGCCGAAGAAGCTCATGCCTACATGAAACAAATGTTCGGCGAAGCCCAAAGAACCGACGATGCCAAAGAAGGTTTGCTGGCTTTCAAAGAAAAGCGCAAACCGGTCTGGAAAGGATAG
- a CDS encoding fumarate reductase/succinate dehydrogenase flavoprotein subunit — MSELNSKIPDGPLTEKWSNYKEHAKLVNPANKRKLDVIVIGTGLAGASAAATLAELGYKVKAFCFQDSPRRAHSIAAQGGINASKNYKNDGDSVFRLFYDTIKGGDFRSREGNVYRLSDVSRNIIDQCVAQGVPFAREYGGLLDNRSFGGAQVSRTFYARGQTGQQLLLGAYGALERQIGLGNVTMYSRHEMVEVVTIERKARGIIARDLISGKLERHFGHAVLLCSGGYGNVFFLSTNAMGSNVTAAWKAHKKEAYFANPCYTQIHPTCIPVTGDYQSKLTLMSESLRNDGRVWVPKKKEDSEAIRKSNKKAEDIKEEDRDYYLERKYPSFGNLCPRDIASRAAKEVCDEGRGIVPSGFGVFLDFKDAINRLGIDVVKARYGELFPMYQNITNEDPLKTPMKIYPAVHYTMGGLWVDYELMTSVPGLYCLGEANFSDHGANRLGASALMQGLADGYFVIPYTIGNYLSSEIFVQRIPTDHPAFVEAEKEVQERSERLMNVKGKRTVDDFHKHLGKIMWEYCGMARTAEGLTKARKLIQDLRKEFWMDVKIPGILNEFNPEFDKASRVADFMELGELMVIDALNRNESCGGHFRTEYQEAGEAKRDDANYAFASAWEFKGVDADPVLHKEELKFENIELQVRSYK, encoded by the coding sequence ATGTCTGAACTCAATTCAAAAATTCCCGACGGGCCACTTACTGAAAAGTGGAGCAACTATAAAGAGCATGCCAAGTTGGTCAATCCGGCCAATAAGCGCAAATTGGATGTTATTGTAATCGGAACGGGTCTTGCGGGAGCTTCTGCCGCAGCTACCCTTGCAGAACTTGGTTATAAGGTGAAAGCTTTCTGTTTTCAGGATTCTCCCCGCCGAGCACACTCAATAGCAGCACAAGGGGGCATCAATGCTTCTAAGAATTATAAGAACGACGGTGACTCGGTCTTCCGATTGTTCTACGATACCATCAAGGGGGGCGACTTCCGCTCTCGCGAAGGGAATGTTTACCGTCTTTCAGATGTATCTAGAAATATTATTGACCAGTGTGTGGCTCAAGGAGTTCCATTTGCACGAGAGTACGGCGGTCTTTTAGATAATCGCTCCTTTGGAGGAGCACAGGTTTCTAGGACATTCTATGCCCGTGGACAAACCGGTCAGCAGCTTTTGCTTGGTGCTTATGGTGCTTTAGAAAGGCAAATTGGTTTGGGCAACGTAACCATGTATTCCCGCCATGAGATGGTTGAAGTAGTCACTATCGAAAGGAAAGCGCGTGGCATCATTGCCCGTGATTTAATTAGTGGAAAATTAGAAAGACACTTTGGTCATGCAGTACTTCTTTGTTCTGGTGGATACGGAAACGTTTTTTTTCTTTCTACCAATGCGATGGGAAGCAACGTCACCGCTGCATGGAAGGCGCACAAGAAAGAAGCCTATTTCGCCAATCCCTGTTACACTCAAATCCACCCTACCTGCATACCTGTAACTGGTGATTATCAGTCCAAGCTCACCTTGATGAGTGAATCATTGAGAAATGATGGAAGAGTTTGGGTGCCTAAAAAGAAAGAAGATTCAGAAGCTATCAGAAAGAGTAATAAGAAGGCGGAAGACATCAAAGAAGAAGACCGTGATTATTATCTCGAAAGAAAATATCCTTCTTTCGGTAACCTTTGCCCACGCGATATTGCTTCACGTGCTGCGAAAGAAGTATGCGACGAAGGTCGCGGTATTGTTCCTTCTGGTTTCGGTGTATTTCTTGATTTCAAAGATGCCATTAATCGCTTAGGAATAGACGTGGTAAAAGCCCGCTATGGTGAGTTATTTCCGATGTATCAGAATATCACAAATGAAGATCCATTGAAAACACCCATGAAAATTTATCCCGCTGTGCACTATACTATGGGTGGTTTGTGGGTGGACTATGAATTGATGACTAGTGTGCCCGGATTATATTGTTTGGGGGAGGCCAACTTCAGCGACCACGGTGCGAACCGTTTAGGTGCCTCTGCTTTGATGCAGGGACTGGCCGATGGTTACTTCGTTATTCCTTATACCATAGGAAATTACTTGTCTTCCGAAATTTTTGTTCAACGTATTCCTACCGATCATCCGGCATTTGTAGAAGCGGAAAAGGAAGTTCAGGAACGTTCTGAAAGGCTGATGAATGTTAAAGGCAAACGAACCGTAGATGATTTCCATAAACATCTGGGAAAAATCATGTGGGAATATTGCGGCATGGCTCGAACCGCCGAAGGCTTAACCAAGGCTCGCAAGCTGATTCAGGATTTGCGTAAAGAATTTTGGATGGATGTAAAAATCCCTGGAATCCTGAATGAATTTAATCCCGAGTTTGATAAAGCAAGTCGTGTGGCGGACTTTATGGAGTTAGGAGAGTTGATGGTTATAGATGCTTTGAATAGGAATGAAAGCTGTGGCGGACATTTCAGAACAGAGTATCAGGAAGCCGGCGAAGCCAAGCGCGACGACGCAAACTATGCTTTCGCCTCTGCTTGGGAATTTAAAGGCGTAGATGCCGACCCTGTGTTGCACAAAGAAGAATTGAAGTTTGAGAATATTGAGTTACAAGTAAGAAGCTATAAATAG
- a CDS encoding C40 family peptidase has translation MRKILAYKVLSLLSIALLLFGSLYAQTDSQTETSNSKLQTFPPDIDSLKLDSFFTKKNINYRNSPNQELYFEVFRWYNTCYRYGGNSEKGIDCSHFVNMLYEKIYGKKLQSSSSSIYTQCEPLKAGIRHAEEGDLLFFKIRKKSISHIALYLQNGKFAHASTKVGVIISDMDEPYYKKHFYKAGKIGD, from the coding sequence ATGAGAAAGATTCTTGCGTATAAAGTTTTGAGTTTATTAAGCATCGCTCTGTTGCTGTTTGGCTCCTTGTATGCACAGACAGATTCTCAAACCGAAACCTCCAACTCAAAACTTCAAACCTTTCCTCCTGATATAGATTCGCTCAAACTCGATTCTTTTTTCACCAAGAAAAACATCAATTACCGAAATAGTCCAAATCAGGAATTATATTTTGAAGTGTTTCGCTGGTATAACACCTGCTACCGCTACGGAGGCAATTCAGAAAAGGGGATTGACTGCTCGCATTTTGTGAATATGCTCTACGAAAAAATTTATGGCAAGAAACTTCAATCCAGTTCTTCCTCCATCTATACACAATGCGAACCCCTGAAGGCCGGAATCCGTCATGCGGAAGAGGGTGATCTGCTTTTCTTCAAAATCCGCAAGAAGAGTATCTCTCACATTGCGCTCTATCTTCAAAATGGAAAGTTTGCACATGCCTCCACCAAAGTGGGAGTGATTATCAGCGACATGGACGAGCCATACTACAAGAAGCACTTTTATAAAGCGGGGAAAATAGGAGACTAG
- a CDS encoding T9SS type A sorting domain-containing protein → MKKVFLPRFFALGYLLFGMVCFAMAQTYCTPSATNACTTNSGNETISNFTLGAINNNSACSPTNYEDFSSPTTYPAIVTTLASPSSNIPYSVTMLHADLSSPYAIVIWIDLDGDGTFAANEIVAQRAFATDCSLLCNNVVKSGTLNIPAGVSAGTKRLRVRAIYNGNAIDPCANINYGEAEDYRVIMTGSVPVTDITVGTVTSLSYCAGDAISVPYTISGTFTSGNIYTAQLSDAAGSFATPVSLGTLSSTATGAVSGTIPSNTAYGTGYKIRIISSNPADTSSNNSVSITVNDKKPVSVSISANPSGSICSGSNVTFTATPVNGGAGPTYVWKVNGNVVGGSSATFASTTLNDNDMVECVLTSNAVCATGSPATATALTMSVGSAFNAGTVSAQSNAICMGTQANLSVTGNSGPIQWQSSIDGTNFSNVTGATDTTYNASPIITTYYQVYGGSGNCIGSSNILQLVVNPLPTAPVITTGDSLICSSDSTEVCVTGGTFDTYLWNNGGTNSCSYAKFAGAVWVNVTDANGCGAQSNRINISIHSVSSVSIIRQGDTLTSFGAVTYQWIKNGADIPGANTPFYVAKDPGDYAVRITDANGCASTSASVNITVGINEVNFNKDIYVFPNPASGFINVQYTGNQTLRCQLKMYNVVGESVKEEFVTFHGKRTEVVDIHGLSSGVYLMQLESGQNKISRKIIVE, encoded by the coding sequence ATGAAAAAAGTTTTCCTTCCTCGTTTTTTCGCTCTTGGTTATCTATTGTTTGGTATGGTTTGTTTTGCGATGGCGCAAACGTATTGTACGCCATCAGCCACGAATGCCTGTACGACCAATTCTGGCAATGAAACGATTAGCAACTTCACGCTCGGTGCTATCAATAATAATTCCGCTTGTTCACCAACGAATTATGAAGATTTTTCGTCGCCCACCACGTATCCTGCGATTGTAACCACCCTGGCTTCGCCGAGCAGTAACATTCCATACTCGGTGACTATGCTTCACGCTGATTTATCCAGTCCTTATGCGATTGTGATATGGATTGACCTCGATGGTGACGGAACGTTTGCTGCTAACGAAATTGTAGCACAGCGGGCCTTTGCTACGGATTGTTCGCTTTTGTGCAACAACGTAGTAAAGAGCGGAACGCTTAACATTCCGGCGGGCGTATCTGCCGGGACAAAGCGTTTGCGAGTGCGCGCCATCTATAATGGAAACGCGATTGATCCCTGTGCTAATATTAATTATGGTGAAGCGGAAGACTATCGGGTAATCATGACGGGCTCTGTTCCGGTTACGGATATTACGGTGGGAACCGTTACGTCGCTCAGCTATTGCGCGGGCGATGCTATCAGCGTTCCTTATACTATTTCCGGCACTTTCACTTCCGGCAATATTTATACTGCACAGCTTTCTGATGCCGCTGGTAGCTTTGCCACTCCGGTCAGCCTTGGAACTTTGAGTAGCACCGCAACAGGAGCCGTGAGTGGAACCATTCCATCAAACACCGCTTATGGTACTGGTTATAAGATTCGAATCATTTCCAGCAATCCGGCAGATACTAGTTCAAACAATAGTGTTTCGATTACCGTCAATGATAAAAAGCCGGTGAGTGTTTCAATTAGTGCCAATCCTTCGGGCAGTATTTGCTCTGGTTCTAATGTTACGTTTACGGCTACCCCGGTTAACGGTGGTGCTGGTCCGACTTATGTATGGAAAGTGAATGGGAATGTTGTAGGAGGCAGTAGCGCTACATTTGCCAGTACGACTTTGAATGATAATGATATGGTGGAATGTGTCTTGACCTCAAACGCTGTTTGTGCCACCGGTTCACCGGCTACCGCTACTGCGCTTACTATGTCGGTAGGTTCTGCATTCAATGCGGGTACTGTTTCGGCACAAAGCAACGCTATTTGTATGGGAACTCAGGCAAACTTGAGTGTTACCGGAAATTCAGGACCTATTCAATGGCAATCTTCGATTGATGGCACTAACTTTTCGAATGTTACAGGCGCCACAGATACTACTTACAATGCAAGTCCTATTATAACTACCTACTACCAAGTGTATGGAGGAAGTGGTAATTGTATCGGCTCTTCCAATATTCTTCAATTGGTGGTTAATCCGTTGCCCACCGCTCCGGTTATTACCACCGGTGACTCGTTGATTTGTTCGAGTGATTCAACGGAGGTTTGTGTTACGGGAGGAACATTCGATACTTATTTGTGGAATAACGGTGGTACTAATTCTTGTTCGTACGCAAAGTTTGCAGGAGCAGTCTGGGTGAATGTTACGGATGCCAATGGTTGTGGCGCTCAATCCAACCGAATCAATATTTCGATTCATTCTGTTTCCAGTGTATCTATTATCCGGCAAGGCGATACGCTAACGTCATTCGGTGCTGTGACTTATCAATGGATTAAGAACGGAGCGGATATTCCAGGGGCCAATACCCCTTTTTATGTCGCGAAAGATCCGGGTGACTATGCTGTGCGCATTACAGACGCTAATGGTTGTGCAAGCACCTCTGCCAGTGTAAATATTACCGTGGGTATTAATGAGGTTAATTTCAATAAGGATATTTATGTTTTCCCAAATCCAGCATCTGGTTTTATCAATGTTCAATATACCGGCAATCAGACGCTGAGGTGTCAATTAAAAATGTACAATGTGGTAGGCGAAAGTGTAAAAGAGGAGTTCGTTACTTTTCATGGAAAGAGAACAGAAGTGGTTGATATTCACGGCTTGTCCTCCGGCGTTTACCTGATGCAACTTGAATCTGGTCAGAATAAAATATCCAGAAAGATTATAGTGGAATAA
- a CDS encoding amino acid permease — MNQLFRKKDVAKVLRDAEAGLSDAERTGGLNKTLGVRDLTSFGIAAIVGAGIFSTIGKASFDGGPGIIFLFIFVAIACGFSALCYAEFASMVPVSGSAYTYSYVAFGEIIAWIIGWDLLMEYAIGNIAVAISWSDYFTTLMQGFGWHIPDYLTMNYSYAKAMGSEAAIAAWQTAPILGGIKIICDLPAFMITGLITYITYIGIKESRNSANLMVLLKMAVVLFVIILGAFYVKAENWNPFMPNGVRGILQGTAAVFFAYIGFDAISTTAEECKNPQRDLPRSMIYSLIICTIVYVLVALVLTGMVSYKELNVGDPLAFVFQRLNMNWIAGVVAISAVVATASVLLVFQIGQPRIWMSMSRDGLLPKIFSRIHPKFKTPSFSTILTGLVVGIPALFLDLDFVIRLTSVGTLFAFVLVCGGILRLQQTPDAPQSKFKVPYINAKFIMPIIFAATLILLWIYNPEAYTTFFTMQTSIAGMVAIEIVLHKIIFAAFFILFGTLTFYSIKKNLSLIPVLGLLSCSYLLCESGASNWGRFIIWLGVGIVVYFLYGYRKSKLAVN, encoded by the coding sequence ATGAATCAACTATTTCGGAAAAAAGATGTTGCCAAGGTATTACGCGATGCCGAAGCAGGTTTGAGCGACGCCGAAAGAACCGGCGGCTTGAACAAAACTTTAGGTGTTCGAGATTTGACCTCCTTTGGAATTGCGGCGATTGTCGGTGCCGGAATTTTCTCTACCATTGGCAAGGCCAGTTTTGACGGAGGGCCGGGCATAATCTTTCTATTCATCTTCGTGGCTATTGCTTGCGGTTTTAGCGCTTTATGCTATGCCGAGTTCGCCAGCATGGTGCCGGTTAGCGGCAGTGCATATACCTACTCCTACGTCGCCTTCGGCGAAATCATCGCTTGGATTATCGGCTGGGATTTGTTGATGGAATACGCCATCGGAAATATTGCAGTGGCGATTTCATGGAGTGATTATTTCACCACCTTGATGCAAGGATTCGGCTGGCATATTCCTGATTACCTGACCATGAATTACTCTTACGCCAAGGCTATGGGAAGCGAAGCCGCCATCGCCGCCTGGCAAACGGCACCAATCTTGGGCGGGATAAAAATTATCTGCGACCTGCCCGCCTTCATGATTACCGGACTCATCACTTACATTACTTACATCGGCATCAAAGAGTCAAGGAACTCTGCCAACCTGATGGTGCTGCTCAAAATGGCTGTGGTGCTTTTTGTAATTATACTGGGTGCATTTTATGTGAAGGCGGAGAATTGGAACCCATTCATGCCGAACGGTGTTCGCGGAATTTTGCAGGGAACGGCAGCCGTTTTCTTTGCCTACATCGGTTTCGATGCCATTTCCACCACCGCCGAAGAATGTAAAAATCCACAGCGCGATTTGCCGCGCAGTATGATTTATTCACTCATTATCTGTACGATAGTCTATGTGCTGGTAGCTTTGGTACTGACCGGTATGGTCAGTTATAAAGAACTGAATGTAGGTGACCCGCTGGCTTTTGTTTTTCAGCGTTTGAATATGAATTGGATTGCCGGCGTGGTGGCCATCAGTGCGGTGGTGGCTACGGCCAGTGTGCTGTTGGTGTTTCAAATTGGCCAGCCCAGAATCTGGATGAGCATGAGCCGCGATGGTTTGTTGCCAAAGATATTTTCACGCATCCACCCAAAATTTAAAACCCCTTCTTTCTCAACCATCCTCACCGGACTGGTAGTGGGAATCCCCGCTCTTTTTCTCGACTTGGATTTTGTTATCCGTCTAACTTCCGTAGGAACGCTGTTTGCTTTTGTGCTGGTTTGCGGTGGCATCCTTCGCCTGCAACAAACCCCCGATGCGCCGCAAAGCAAATTCAAGGTCCCTTATATCAATGCTAAATTTATCATGCCAATTATTTTTGCGGCAACACTTATCCTGCTTTGGATTTACAATCCAGAAGCCTATACTACGTTCTTTACTATGCAAACAAGTATAGCAGGAATGGTAGCGATTGAAATTGTTCTTCATAAAATAATCTTTGCGGCTTTCTTTATTTTGTTTGGAACCTTGACTTTTTACTCCATCAAAAAGAACCTCTCGCTGATACCGGTACTCGGATTATTGTCCTGTAGCTATCTGCTTTGCGAATCAGGGGCTTCCAATTGGGGACGATTTATTATTTGGCTGGGAGTGGGCATCGTGGTTTATTTTTTATATGGATACCGGAAGAGTAAACTTGCTGTGAATTGA